The Anaerotignum faecicola region CTCCAGCACAAGCACCGCATCCACCAGATGCTCCAAGGCGCGCAGACCTGCGATTTCATCGCTTTTATTCATCTGCCCTATCATCAGCACCGCTCTGGGGCGGCTTTTATTTTTTGCCTGCGCCACCAGAGCAGACGCACATTCCATGGTCTGCGTCGGGTTGCCTGCGCGCGAGGGCAGAAATTCCGCCAGAGAAAAGGTCTGGATGCTGTCCAGAATAATCAGATCGGGGTCAATTTCCCGAATCGCGTCCAATACGTTGTCCATAGAGGTGTCCGCCACAATCCAGATATTTTCCGCAATGGTGTCCAGAATACGGTCTGCACGGTTTTTAATCTGACTGTCACTCTCCTCCCCCGATGCATAAAGCACCCGAAAGCCCTGCTTTGCCAGCGCAGATGCCGCCATCAGGCTCAGGGTGGATTTGCCGCCGCCGGGGGGCGAGGTGATGATGGTGACGGAATCGCGCACAATGCCGCCGCCCATCACGCGGTCAAATTCCGCAATGCCTGTCAGCAGGCGTTGGTCACTGCCCGTTTCCACCTCCGAAAGGCGGGAAACCGGCTGCTTCGGCGCTGCCTTCGCCGCCTTTGTGCTACCCCTGACCTGCGCCGTTTCCGCAAGGGTATTCCATTCGCCGCAATCGGGGCATTTGCCTGCCCATTTCGGGCTTTGATATCCGCAGCTTGTACATTGATAGACTGTTTTGATTTTCATAGCATTCCCTCAATCGTATCTTTTCTATAATAAAAGGACTGCAATCCAACCCATCGGATTACAGTCCCTTTTTGTTTTTTATCAGCCGATTTTTTCGATTGCAACAGAAGGGGTATCCTTACCCAGCTCTACGCTGAAGGTTACCTTGCCTGCCAGATTTGTTTTCATCTTGCCGACATTCACATCGTCAATCAAAATCTTATATTCTGTATCGGGCTCCAGCTCCATGGTAATCTGTGTATCCTCCAGCCCCTCAACGGTAAATTCTGCGCCTCTTTCGTTTACGGTGAAATTATGTACGGTTGCGCCGGGAACTGTTTCCAGCAGCATTTTACCGTTCTTTTCCAGCTTTGTGATTTCCTTAAAGGTTTTGATTTTATATAAGTCACCACTCACTTCAAAA contains the following coding sequences:
- the radA gene encoding DNA repair protein RadA — translated: MKIKTVYQCTSCGYQSPKWAGKCPDCGEWNTLAETAQVRGSTKAAKAAPKQPVSRLSEVETGSDQRLLTGIAEFDRVMGGGIVRDSVTIITSPPGGGKSTLSLMAASALAKQGFRVLYASGEESDSQIKNRADRILDTIAENIWIVADTSMDNVLDAIREIDPDLIILDSIQTFSLAEFLPSRAGNPTQTMECASALVAQAKNKSRPRAVLMIGQMNKSDEIAGLRALEHLVDAVLVLEGEGADELRCLVATKNRFGSTGEMGFFTMTEAGLASIENPSAYFVTKRERGDSVSGSAIAVLKEGSRPVIAEIESLVSPSFTPYPSRISETMKKDTMNTLISILEQRGGIKLYDKNVVIKTTGGLYLKEQAANLAVLMSIASSVYDKPIPSDWAFLADVGLTGELKRVPSMESRIKELDRMGFKQVFIPAGGMRELHLENIRVVEAKFLSQLLNHVFGKKGNG